Proteins encoded by one window of Kineosporia corallincola:
- a CDS encoding ECF transporter S component → MNTPWAGPRLFAAGAAVAVALAVYLIGLPEGTSLFGTPLSDLTLPTALFVATAGVAVTASTARAGRWRVVDIVTASVLGVAGGLVFAVWNAASTPLRDAMVPPASAIIAGVWLFPAVLGALVVRRPGAAVYTELVAAVLSALVGNEWGFATVWYGLVEGMGAEVVFALLLYRRYGLPTALFAGAGAGVAVGLLDSLIYYPETLGAGGKLAYVLIATASGVVIAGLGSWLLTRALASTGTLAPLASGRSAERV, encoded by the coding sequence ATGAACACCCCCTGGGCCGGCCCACGCCTGTTCGCCGCGGGTGCCGCGGTCGCCGTGGCACTGGCGGTCTACCTGATCGGCCTACCCGAAGGCACTTCGCTGTTCGGCACCCCGCTGTCCGACCTGACCCTGCCGACGGCCCTGTTCGTGGCCACCGCCGGGGTCGCGGTCACCGCCTCTACCGCGCGGGCCGGGCGCTGGCGGGTGGTCGACATCGTCACGGCCAGCGTGCTCGGTGTGGCCGGGGGCCTGGTGTTCGCGGTCTGGAACGCGGCGTCCACCCCGCTGCGCGACGCGATGGTGCCGCCGGCCTCCGCGATCATCGCCGGGGTCTGGCTGTTCCCGGCCGTGCTCGGTGCACTGGTGGTGCGGCGTCCGGGCGCCGCGGTGTACACCGAACTGGTGGCCGCCGTGCTGTCCGCACTGGTCGGCAACGAGTGGGGCTTCGCCACGGTCTGGTACGGCCTGGTCGAGGGGATGGGCGCGGAGGTGGTGTTCGCGCTGCTGCTCTACCGCCGCTACGGCCTGCCCACGGCGCTGTTCGCCGGGGCCGGTGCCGGTGTCGCGGTGGGTCTGCTCGACAGCCTGATCTACTACCCCGAGACCCTGGGCGCCGGCGGCAAACTCGCCTACGTGCTGATCGCGACGGCCTCCGGCGTGGTGATCGCCGGCCTCGGGTCGTGGCTGCTCACCCGGGCCCTGGCCAGCACCGGAACCCTGGCGCCGCTGGCCTCCGGCCGCAGCGCCGAACGCGTCTGA